In the Helicobacter colisuis genome, TCCTATGTGCCCTGCAAATCCACCTGCAGTATTACCACTAATATTCTCTATATTATTCAAAACAATGTTAGAAAAAGTTCCGTTATCTATCCACCCTGCAAATCCACCTGCTTGGTAATTACCACCACTAATATCCCCTATATTATTCAAAGCAATGTTAGAAAAAGTTCCAGCTCCTATGTGCCCTGCAAATCCACCTGCAGTATTACCACTAATATTCTCTATATTATTCAAAACAATGTTAGAAAAAGTTCCGTTATCTATCCACCCTGCAAATCCACCTGCAATATCACCACTAATATTCCCAATATTATTTAAAACAATGTTAGAAAAAGTTCCGTTATCTATCCACCCTGCAAATCCACCTGCATCACCCAAAGCACTACCCTGAAAATTTAATCCATCAATGGTTAGATCTTGCACACTTCCACCTTTAATGTCGCCAAATAATCCTGCCAAGAGTTTTCCACCTGCATTAATTGATAGATTAGAGAGAGTGTGTCCATTACCATAGAAATTACCTGAGAAAGGGTTAGTATCATTCCCCACAGGTTCAATTGCTCCTGCATATTTAAAATCAATATCCTTAATGAGTTTAAAGGTATCTATGTTATTTGTATTTCCCCCATTAATAATATCTGCAAAACTACTCCAATCTTCAGTGTCTTTAATAGAAGCGTATATGGTAGTAGTGACATTATTGCCATTTTGATTAATTCCTAATTGAACATCAGTCCAACCTGTTGCAGATTGTCCTACTTCAATTTTTGCGTTATTCCCTTCTGCAGTAACATTTATAGAATCAATTGTGCCAATGGTATTTCCATTTGCATGTAAATCAGTATGATTAGCCGTTATTTCTAATTTTGTGTTAGTTAAACTATCTTTATTAAAACTTCCAAAAGCGACTTGCTTTCTACCTTTTTCATCAACATAGTTTCCAACATTCGTTACCCTATTCCCCACAAGAACAATTTCATTAGCCCTAATAGTTCCCATATTAACTATATCACCCTTATTAGCACTAAAAACAGGGGAGAAAGAACCATTATTTGAAAAAGTTTGAATAGCATTATTATCAAAAGGTGAAGTAGAAACACCAAATTTATTAGCATTGATACTTGCATCTTTGCCTATTAATACCCCACTAGGATTGACTAGATAAATATTATTAGTTCCACCATTTAATTTTCCTAGAATCTGTGAAGCTTTATTAGTATAATCTAAGTTTAAATAATTTTTTTGTTTTGTAGTGAAATTAACACTTGCTTCTTTACCAATATTAAATCCACCACCCCAAGCAATGACATTGTTTTTATTATTACCTTCAATATACATTTTGTTACCATTTGTAGCAATACTTCCTGTCCCATTTACAAACTTACCCCCACTTGGCAATTGATTATTGCTTATTGTAGGTAAATTTGCAGCAGATAGACTAGGTGATAGTGCTAAACTTGCAACAATAGAAATATTTACAAGGGATTTAGAGGATTTTACAAAATGCCCCCTAAAGCAAGATGAAGAATTTAAGAAAAACTTTTTTGCATTTAAAGGGTTATTGCTCATCCCCCCCCCCCGCATAATAAGCGAATTAGAACTTTTTGACATAATTTCTCCTTTTTGTAAAAGTTACCTAGATATTTTATAATTTATCTAATTAAATTATCTTAAACTTCACTTTTACATTCAAATAGCCAAATTAACAAATTTTTAATTTACAATAAGAAAAATTTGAATATCAACAACCCCAAGCAACATAAGCTTTATTCTCTAGTAGTTATCGCAGATTCTACTTTGGCTTTAGCCTCTTTGTTCCGTAAGATAATCTCCAAAACACCCATTTTATAAGTAATAGAAGCGATTAAGGCTAAATTTTCTTCGTGTTCTTGTGTATTGGTATAGCCTCTTAGGCGAGTTTGTAAAAAAAGCTGAAATTGTAAGGAATCTTCTAAATATGGGTAATTTGCTTACAAATTATAACTCATTAATATATTGTTGCTTGTAGTTGTATTTGAGATTAATGCCTGTTGAAATTTCACCAATCTTAATGGCATCTTCTAAATAATAATCCAAACGCAAAAGTAATATTTCTAATTCTTTGCGAAATTTCATTTTTGTAGATTTATTATGAAAAATTTCATTTCTTGCCTGTCTAATTTGACTAAGTTTAGTTAGCAAATGTTCTTTTGTGCCATAACATGGCAATTCTTCCCCTTTATAAATTTTTTTATCTTTAAAAATAGGTGCAAAAATATCCCAATGAGAGCTAATAATATCTTCCAAATCTCTAAGATAAAAACAATCAAAAATCTCCCAAGAATTTTTAGCTTTTTTATTTTTTAGATGTTTTTTTCTTATTTGAAGAAGCTTGGTAACGATTTTTGGGCTACTAGAGTTTGAAGTTTGGTCTATAAACCACGAATCGCCATCATCTTTATTGTAAAAATTTGCAATTTTAACACACAATGTGCTACGCAGTGCATTTTCAAAACAATGCAAGAGCAAAAAATTAGCTTGATGTGTTTTGATTCTTTTTCTATATAATTGCATGATAAATTCATATAAGTCATCTTTTTTATATTTTATTAGAGCTTTTTCTGCTTCCCTGCAAGCACCCCATAAATAAGCAAAATGCAATACACTTAGCGCTTTTTTCATACGAACTTCAAAGTTTTTATTTAATAAATTTGGAAAATCACAAAACAAAGCTTTAATCTTTTCATATTCAAGATTCTGCAAAGAAAAACCCATTTTTACACCTTTATTTAATTTTCTTTAATGTTTTGTCTGCTACAATTCCGCCAGTTTAGAGGGCTAACCTGCCGATAGTTGTGGGGTGCTCCTAGCGAGAGGCTGCTCTAAATTCCCTTATTATAATTCTTGTCGCTTATTTTATCTAAAAGTTTAGTTTTATTTCTGCACACCACACAAAAGTTTTAATTCATTAATCTTTAACTTCAACAAACCAAGCATTTTACAATCCTATGGATTTAAAAATCCATAGAATGTTTTATAATTCCGTTTTTAGCACTGCGCCATTTGCAGCATTGCTGACAAGCAAGGAGTAGCGTTTGAGCCATTTGCTTGTGATATTTTTATTCTGCATAATTTGCTTTGCTATGCCTTGTTCTTGCCATTTTGCCTTTCTAGATTCTAATTCTTTAGAATCTACAAGCAGATTTAGCTCTCCCCTTGCAACAGAAATTTCTATTTCATCGCCATCTTCAATAAGCGCGATAAGCCCCCCTTCAGCTGCCTCTGGGCTAATATGCCCGATACACGCCCCACGCGTCGCTCCGCTAAAGCGCCCATCAGTGATTAATGCTACGCTTTCTCCCAAGCCCATCCCCATAATCAAACTTGTAGGGCTTAGCATTTCTTGCATTCCCGGACCCCCTTTTGGACCCTCATAGCGGATAACAACTACATTTCCTGCCTTGACTTTGCCACCTGCTATGCCTTTAATCGCTTCAGCTTGGGAATTAAAACAAATCGCTTTACCCTTAAATTCTTTCATAGATTCTGCCACGGCTGCCACTTTAAGCACGGCGCCTTGCTCTGCGAGATTTCCAAAGAGAATCTTTAGCCCACCAACTTGTGAATAAGCATTTTCGTTAGTATGGATAATGTGTGTATCAGTGATTTCTTTGCCCTTAATTCTTTCGCCTAAAGTCTCTCCTGTGATTGTTAGAGCATCTAAAAATAAAGTTTGTGTATCTCGTTTGGCTACTTCATTCATCACCGCACTTACGCCACCTGCACGATTAATATCTTCCATATGCACACTGCTAAGTGCTGGGGCGATTTTAGCGATATGCGCGACATTTTTGGCAATGTCATTAATATTTTGAAGGTTAAACTCTACCTCTGCTTCTTTCGCAATGGCTAACATGTGCAACACCGTATTTGTGCTTCCCCCCATTGCCATATCCACAACAAAGGCATTATGCACAGCTTTGTGATTTAAGATATTGCGGAATCTAAACTGCTCACTCTTTTCAGAATCTAGTGCAATTTCTACAATCCTCCTTGCAGCCTTGCGTAGTAGCTCCTCCCTCTGAGGCGTTAGTGCTGGGATTGTTCCATTACCCATCAAGGCTACCCCCATAGCCTCACAAAGCGTATTCATAGAATTTGCCGTAAACATACCACTACAACTTCCGCCACCAGGACAGGCGTTGCATTCTATTTCGTGTAAGCGTTTTTCATCGATTTTGCCACTCTCATATGCTCCAACTGCCTCAAAAGCAGAATTTAGATCTAGCACGCTTCCATCGCTTAGCTTCCCTGCCATCATCGGTCCGCCACTTACAAAAATCGTTGGCACATTGACACGCAATGCCCCCATAAGCATACCAGGCACGATCTTATCGCAATTTGGAATGCAAATCATCGCATCTAGGCTATGTGCATTCATCACCGTTTCGATACAATCAGCGATTAACTCACGACTAGGGAGAGAATACAGCATACCATTATGTCCCATAGCAATACCATCATCCACACCAATAGTATTAAACTCAAATGGCACACCCCCAGCCTTGCGGATTTCCTCCTTGATAATCTCTGCGTATTTGTTTAAGAAAAAATGTCCGGGGATAATGTCTATATAGCTATTTGCCACACCAATAAAGGGCTTATTAAAATCCTCATCTTTAAGCCCTGTGGCACGCAACAAACTCCTATGTGGTGCCCTTTGATAGCCTTGTTTGATAATATCACTTCGCATCGCATTCTCCTTTAATTGTTGATTAATATACTAGAATCTTTGGGTGAATAATAAACATCTAACCGAAAAGAAAAAACAAGCATCTCATTTTCTTTTTCAATATGGAGGGGAAAATTAAATCGCACAATTGCATTAAAACTTTGCACCAAATCTAATGCACTCTTTAATTTCTCTATTCCTTTTAATTTTCCACTTACAACATAGCGTTGTTTTAAATACTCACCCTCTCTTATTGGCTCACCATCTTGCACAACTCCAGAAGCATCAAAGATAATTTTTAACTTCTCTTCAATCTCTTGTTGTGTAATAGGAGTCTCAAAGGCTCTTATAATTTCAATATTTTGTTTTTGATAATCTAACAATTCTTGTTTTTGAGAATTATGTTGATTTTGAATTTGATTTAAAGCAAAGATTTCTTTTCTATAATTAGTATTTGTTGCCTTAAAGACTTCTAGCTGTGGCTTGATAATAGCTATAAAAATAAGCGCTACCAAGAAAAAATAAAACACAAAAAAGAAAGTATTTCTTACCCAATCAATCTGCGCAAAAAAAGCTTTCATTGTGTTTGCTCCTCTTTATTTAACTTACTCACAGAGACAAAATTATACCAACCATTAGGCAATAAATAAAAATCCGCCCTGCTTTGATGAAAGATGGAGCGCAAAGGAACTTCAAGTAAAAAAGTGTAAATTTGTTTTGAGGGAGTTGCGCCATACAAAACAAGTTGGTATTGTTCCATTTGAACCTTATTTAGAGTGATTTGCTCTGGAATCAAATCAAACAAATTCTCCACACTCTCTTTTAGCATTGCGTTTTGATTGGTGATAAATTTTCCAAACTGCACCCTTTGTGCTTCTTGGTCTCTAATTTCTTGAAATTTTTTGATTTCATCTAAAGCTGTTTGCTGTGCTTGTAATGCTTCTGTTGTTTTTATTTCCATAAAATACCCTTGAATCTTCAAGGTAACTACAAAACCAACAAAGATAAAAAGCGTCAAAAAAATATAACCCCACCAAATGCGCGAAACTTTTTTTAGCAATGTTTTTTTATTGGGTGAGACAAAACTATAATTCATTACACTTCCCCCCTTGCTTCAAAAAATCGATAAGTTTCAAAGCCCAATTCAACTAGTATTTCTGCAATATTGCAAGGCATAATTTTCATCTCTAACATTGTAAAGTTTTGAATTTGTTTGAGTGTCTCTTCTGAAATATTATTAGGATTAAAAAGCACGATTTCACTAATGAATTCGCTCTTATAAATATCATTACTATAAAATTCACTCATCGCAGATTGGATAAATTTAGTCGCCATATTTACCCTTGCAAAATCATCTAAATCATCATTGCCTTTCTCTAAGTTTTCAGTCTTTTCATCATCTTCTTGTTTATCTTCGCTCCTTAAGATTTCAATAAGCTCATCATCCCCTTTTTCATTCTCTAAACCTACATCTCCAATCTCACTAAGCTCTTGTTGAATATCTTTTGTAATATCCATCTCTTCTCTGCCATCTTGTGTAAATGAATTTTTTACAACCTTTAACTCTGAATCAATCTCGCTCTCTAAGGCATAATAACCTCCAAATAAGACTCCGCTATTTGATTTTGTAACAATCATAGTCATATTAGAACGCTGAAATAAAATATAAAGTTTGCAATGATCTTCTTGAAAAGTGTCTTTAGCCAAATGATAAAGCACCAAAAAAGGTGAGATAATAAAATCCACCCCCAATTTCGAAAATCTTTTTTTTGTTTCAGTAATACCTTCTTTAGAAATATACACTGACCAGCCATCATTAAAGCTTTTTTTTGCAACCTCATCAACATTGATTCCATATTGATTAAAATCTTCTTTGCAACTAGTGTTAATTGCGCCTTGAATAATAGAAGAAGGAAGGGTTGTAATATAAGTAAATGGATTTTTTGCATAAATTTTTCTTAAAAACCAAATTGCTTGTGCAGGTAACTCCCCAGGAATAGTCTTGAAATTTTTTGTCTGTGTGCGTATGTGCTTACCACCTCGATAAAACTTCACAACAATATTACAATTTTTGTTGTCAATTTCAATCCCAACAATCGCTGTGGGAAAAAAATGGTGGATGATTTTTGCAAGATTCATTTTTATTTTAACCTTAATGCTTCTTTTATTTTCTATATAGTATGCAATTTTGTCTTAAATAATAGAATTTTCTCATAAAAATTTTACACTTTTAAATTCTAAGAATCCCCAAGATTTTCTATGGATTTAATAGGCTTAGAATCTTCTAACACCAACATACTCATATGCATTTTATGCCCCATATTCGGATTTTGTAAAAACTTAATACCTTTTTGCACCATCAAACCACCAAAAATTACAATGGCTATTGCAGCTAGATTCATCAAAATTTTTCTAAAATTTGACTTATAAAAAAGCGTGTTAGCTAGTATTCCAAACAAAAATAAAGGAAAAGTCGTCGCAATCCCAAAAACTAGCATCACAAGCATAGCATTTATAACATTAGCACTCCCAGCTGCACTAAACAAAAACGCATACACAAACCCACAGGGCAAAAGTCCATTTAATAACCCTAGCAAATAAATGCTTTGTGGCGTTCTTAGATTTAAAGCTGTTTGAAAGCTTTTTTGATACCATTTGGAATTTTGCAAAGAATGTTCTAATTTTGTCAAAAATCGCATTTTACCAAAAAGAGACAATCCTGCTAGAATCATAGCAACCCCCGCAATTAGAAACAAGATTCCACGCAAGGTAGCATTAAAGCTAAACATACTCCCTAAAACTCCTACAATCGCCCCTAAAATCACATAAGTAGTTACACGCCCCAAACTATACAAAATATGATAAAGCGCCAAAGTCCCTTTACTAGTTATCCCATTATTAGTTAATTTTCCACTATAGGCCAAAACAATGCCACCACACATTCCAATACAATGACCAAAACTACCAAGTAAAGCTACTACAAAAAGACCAAACAAACCTGCATATTCCATAAATATCCTTACTCAATTAAAGAAGCTTTAAACTTTCTCCCACACACAACCCTCAAAAGTATCCATAATCTCAATCCCCATTTTGCGTAATTCCTCCCGAATCTTATCGGCTTCTGCAAAATCCTTTTGTTTTTTTGCTTCACTCCTCTTTGCTATTAAAGATTCAATCTCATTTTTCTGCTCCTCACTCACTCCAAGCTGAAAATATGCAAAAGGATTCTTGCCACCAACTCCCAAAAGTCGCTCTATTATCGCTAAATTCCCAGCAATCATTGGTGCCTTATCTTTTTGCTTTTTATCCAAAAGCTCATTTGCCTTTGCTACAAATTCATCCACCACGCTCAAAGCTCTTGAAACATTTAAATCATCATTTAAAGCTTCCAAAAACGATTCTCTAAACTCACAACATTCCCCTTCATCAACTTTTTGGATTGGATAAATACGCTTTTTTAAACGATAAATTCTATCTAAGCGCTTCTTAGCTGCTAGTAAATCTTCTTCTGCAAAGTTTAATCCAGCACGATAATGTGTCCCTAAAAGATAGAATCGCAAAATTTCACCATCATAATTTTTTAATGCATCTTTGATAAAAAAGCTATTCCCCAAAGATTTTGCCATTTTTTCACCATTAATAGTCACAAATCCATTATGAATCCAATACTTTGCGATAGCTTGATTATCCGCACAACGCGTTTGAGAAGCTTCATTTTCGTGGTGTGGGAAGAGCAAATCTGCTCCACCCCCATGAATATCAATAGCATATTCCCCACTATAAGCGAGGTGTTTTTTAATCATAGCTGAACATTCAATATGCCACCCTGGACGCCCTTTGCCAAAGGGAGAATCATAGCCAATATCACCAACTCCCTTATAACTTTTCCACAAAGCAAAATCTCTTGCATCTCTTTTTTGTTCGCTATTTTGAATTCTGCTTTGTGTTTCAAGTTCAGCAATTCTCCCGCTTAAAGAGCCATATTGCAAATCTTTCTCCACTGAGAGATAAATATCTCCATTAGGTGTTTGATAGGCAAAACCTTTTTCTAGTAATTCCTCAATCATCGCACAAATGCTCTCTAAACTCTCTGTAGCTTTTGGCTCAATATCAGCTCTCTCCACTCCTAAAGCCGCCATTTCATCAAGATATTTTTGCGTATAAGTTTGTGTAATCTCCGTAACACTTAAGCCACTTTGTAAAGATTTATTAATAATCTTATCATCAATATCGGTGAAATTTTTTGCAAAAAGCACTTCATAGCCATTCTCTCTTAAGATTCGGCGCAACAAATCAAAAACAATCGCACTCCTTGCGTGTCCCAAATGTGAATCATCATACACCGTTGGACCACAGACATAAAGCCTTACTTTTGGGGGATTAATGGGGGAAAAATCCACCTTTTCTTTCTTGATGCTATCATAAATTTTAAGCTGCATTCACTACTCTCTCATTTGGAATGTAATTTTGGATTAAAACTCATAAGTATAGCAAATTTACTCTATAATTGTTGTAAATCAACAATCCTTAAAGCGTTTTCATAATCTTAAAAATAAATTTTGTAGTGTGAAAATAAAAAAGTAATAAAAAATCCTAGCTAGAATTTTTTATTAAAAAGAAATTCCAGTATATAAAGAATATTTTCTGACATTCCTTTTTTTGTCTATCAAATAAATTCAAGCAAACTCCAATAATCCTTAGTAAAATTTACAAAATATGTCAAAATTTTAAGAAAATTAAATGTATAATTAACTTCGTTATTTTTGCAAATATTTTACACTTAAGGTCATTGATCCAATGAAGCATTTAAAGATTAAACTTTTTATTTTTACTTTATTTTTTAGCCTTACTGCATTTGCCTTACCCTTTGGAAACAAACTTATTGTTCCCATCATTGAGCTTGATTCTGAACATTTTGCTTATGTCCCTGCATTTGATTTGAAAGTCGGTGAGAGCGGAGAAATTATTCGTTGGTTTGATAAGGATCACTCTGGAATCATAGCAATGGCTGCAGTCGTAGAAATAAAAGACAATAGAGCAAAAATAGCCTTTGAACCTTTTGTAGCACTAGAACAAAAAGCTTTTCCTACTCCACTTTTAAAACCACAAAAAAACGATGAAGTTATTTTTCGTAGCTTCAATGATCGCGCCTTTTTAATCGCGCCCACTCAAGATATTTATGAAAAAGTCAAAAATACTTATCCTGAGATCACTTGGCTCCATCCTGATTTATTTGCCGCTTATTTAATGGATGTTGGACACACCGCACCTGTGAAGGCAGATTTTAGAAAAGTATGTTCCCAATACGCTACTGGGGTTGTTTATATTGTTAATCTCAATGAAGGACAAGCCCTAGATTGCCAAACCTTTAGTCTTATAAAAAAGGATTATATCACTGGAAGAGCCCCTATTAAAGAAAGAATGTTGCCCTTTTTCTCTCGTATTGGAACCACCAATCAAGAATGGTTTTCTTATTTGATTAACGACAAAAGAACACAAGACTACTATATCTATTTTGATGCTTTAATCAAGGGGGAAATCAAAGATAGCGATGCGACTTTCTTTGGTAGAGTTACGAACTATTTCAGCCAAAATCTTAAAGATATTTTTTAAGGAATCCACAAAATGACAGAGCAAAACATTCTTGACTTACAAAAGATTGTTGGAAATGAAGATTGCTATAGCGACAAGGCACATTTGACCGCTTACTGCTATGATGCTACCAAAGACCGCAAATATCCTGAATGTGTCGTATTTCCACACAATGAAGAAGAAGTAAGTAAGGTATTAAAATATTGTAACACACATAAAATACCAATCGTTCCACGCGGTGCTGGAAGTGGATTTACAGGAGGCGCTTTAGCCATAGAGGGCGGGGTGGTATTGGCTTTAGAGAAGCATATGAACAAGATTCTAGAAATTGATATGGAAAATATGGTAGCTAGAGTTCAACCGGGCGTTGTGAATATGCAACTCCAAAAGGCTGTAGAAGCTGTCGGATTGTTTTATCCACCTGATCCTGCAAGTGAGCATTACTCTACACTAGGTGGCAATGTTAGCGAAAATGCTGGGGGAATGCGTGCAGCCAAATATGGAATCACCAAAGATTTTGTGATGGCTTTACGTGCTGTTTTACCTAATGGTGATATTATTTGTGCAGGCAAAAAAACCATCAAAGATGTAGCAGGTTATAATATCGCAGGAATCCTAATTGCTAGTGAGGGGACTTTAGCAGTCATCACTGAAATCACCCTAAAGTTACTTAGCAAACCCAAACACAAGCAAAGTGCTATGGGTATTTTTCCAAGTATTCAAGCCGCAATGAATGCTGTTTATAAAACAATGGCAAGTGGAATCACGCCTGTAGCAATGGAATTTTTAGACAATCTTAGTATTAAAGCCGTAGAAGAAAAATTTCACAAAGGTTTGCCTACTGATGCAGGAGCAATTCTTATCACAGAAGTAGATGGAAATTTACCCGAAGAGATTGCATATCAAATTACCAAAATTGAAGAAAAATTCTATGAAAATGGTGCAACCCAATTCATAAAAGCAACCAATGAGCAAGAAGCAGCTGATTTATGGTTTGCAAGAAAAAATGCAAGTCCAAGCATTACAATTTATGGCAGCAAAAAACTCAACGAAGACATTACCGTGCCACGCTCCAAACTCCCAGAATTATTAGAGAAGATTCAACAAGTCTCCCAAAAATATGGCGTTGTAATCCCTTGCTTTGGGCATACAGGTGATGGAAATGTGCATACAAATGTTATGGTAGATGGCTCCAACCCAGAAGAATTAAAAAAAGGACACAAAGCCATTGAAGAGATTTTTAAAATCACCATTGATCTTGGTGGCACACTAAGTGGAGAACACGGCATTGGCATTTCCAAAGCTCCTTTTATGAATCTTGCATTCACTCAAGAGGAAATGAATCTCTTTAGATCAATTAAAAAAGCCTTTGATCCAAATAATATTTTAAATCCAGGTAAAATGGCACTATGAGAGAGAATTTCATTTTATTACAAAACAAAAATTTAATAACTAAAGGTATCCTATGATTTATGATGTGCAAAAAATACGCGAGATTCTACCCCACCGCTATCCTTTATTGCTTGTAGATAGAATCACAGCAATCACCCCTAATCAAACTATTGAAGCTTACAAAAATGTTACTATAAATGAAGAAGTTTTTAATGGACATTTTCCTGTGCAACCTATTTATCCGGGTGTTTATATTATTGAAGGAATGGCGCAAGCAGGTGGAGTGTTAGCCTTTGTGAGTATGTTTGGAGAAGAATCAAGCAATAATGGCGATAAAATCGTGTATTTTATGAGTATCGATAAAGCCAAATTTAGAAATCCTGTTATCCCAGGTGATAGACTAACTTATAAGCTTGAAGTAATCAAACAAAAAGGTGGCATTTGGGTCTTGCAGGGCTATGCTTATGTAGAAGAAAAATTAGTAGCAGAAGCTGAATTAAAAGCAATGATTGTCGATAAAAACAAAGAAGGGGCAAACAAGTGAGTATCGCAAAAACTGCTAAAATAGCCCCAAGTGCAATCATAGAAGAAGGGGCAGTGATTGGAGAAAATGTTGAAATTGGGCATTATTGCATTATTGGCAAGGATGTTAAAATCGGAGATAATTCAAAGCTATACAATCATGTAACAATCTTAGGCAACACGACTTTAGGTAAAGCCAATACAATTTTTCCTAATGCAACCCTAGGCACAGAGCCCCAAGATCTCAAATATCACGGCGAACCTAATGAGCTTATTTTTGGCGACAACAACAAGATTCGCGAATTCACAATGATTAACCCAGGAACTGAAGGTGGTGGAAGCAAAACCATCATTGGAAGCAATAATTTATTAATGGCATATGTGCATGTTGCACACGATTGCATTATTGGAGACCACTGCATTTTGGCTAATGGAGCCACACTAGGTGGGCATATTG is a window encoding:
- a CDS encoding plasminogen-binding N-terminal domain-containing protein; this encodes MKHLKIKLFIFTLFFSLTAFALPFGNKLIVPIIELDSEHFAYVPAFDLKVGESGEIIRWFDKDHSGIIAMAAVVEIKDNRAKIAFEPFVALEQKAFPTPLLKPQKNDEVIFRSFNDRAFLIAPTQDIYEKVKNTYPEITWLHPDLFAAYLMDVGHTAPVKADFRKVCSQYATGVVYIVNLNEGQALDCQTFSLIKKDYITGRAPIKERMLPFFSRIGTTNQEWFSYLINDKRTQDYYIYFDALIKGEIKDSDATFFGRVTNYFSQNLKDIF
- a CDS encoding filamentous hemagglutinin N-terminal domain-containing protein, whose protein sequence is MSNNPLNAKKFFLNSSSCFRGHFVKSSKSLVNISIVASLALSPSLSAANLPTISNNQLPSGGKFVNGTGSIATNGNKMYIEGNNKNNVIAWGGGFNIGKEASVNFTTKQKNYLNLDYTNKASQILGKLNGGTNNIYLVNPSGVLIGKDASINANKFGVSTSPFDNNAIQTFSNNGSFSPVFSANKGDIVNMGTIRANEIVLVGNRVTNVGNYVDEKGRKQVAFGSFNKDSLTNTKLEITANHTDLHANGNTIGTIDSINVTAEGNNAKIEVGQSATGWTDVQLGINQNGNNVTTTIYASIKDTEDWSSFADIINGGNTNNIDTFKLIKDIDFKYAGAIEPVGNDTNPFSGNFYGNGHTLSNLSINAGGKLLAGLFGDIKGGSVQDLTIDGLNFQGSALGDAGGFAGWIDNGTFSNIVLNNIGNISGDIAGGFAGWIDNGTFSNIVLNNIENISGNTAGGFAGHIGAGTFSNIALNNIGDISGGNYQAGGFAGWIDNGTFSNIVLNNIENISGNTAGGFAGHIG
- the ilvD gene encoding dihydroxy-acid dehydratase yields the protein MRSDIIKQGYQRAPHRSLLRATGLKDEDFNKPFIGVANSYIDIIPGHFFLNKYAEIIKEEIRKAGGVPFEFNTIGVDDGIAMGHNGMLYSLPSRELIADCIETVMNAHSLDAMICIPNCDKIVPGMLMGALRVNVPTIFVSGGPMMAGKLSDGSVLDLNSAFEAVGAYESGKIDEKRLHEIECNACPGGGSCSGMFTANSMNTLCEAMGVALMGNGTIPALTPQREELLRKAARRIVEIALDSEKSEQFRFRNILNHKAVHNAFVVDMAMGGSTNTVLHMLAIAKEAEVEFNLQNINDIAKNVAHIAKIAPALSSVHMEDINRAGGVSAVMNEVAKRDTQTLFLDALTITGETLGERIKGKEITDTHIIHTNENAYSQVGGLKILFGNLAEQGAVLKVAAVAESMKEFKGKAICFNSQAEAIKGIAGGKVKAGNVVVIRYEGPKGGPGMQEMLSPTSLIMGMGLGESVALITDGRFSGATRGACIGHISPEAAEGGLIALIEDGDEIEISVARGELNLLVDSKELESRKAKWQEQGIAKQIMQNKNITSKWLKRYSLLVSNAANGAVLKTEL
- the cysS gene encoding cysteine--tRNA ligase — translated: MQLKIYDSIKKEKVDFSPINPPKVRLYVCGPTVYDDSHLGHARSAIVFDLLRRILRENGYEVLFAKNFTDIDDKIINKSLQSGLSVTEITQTYTQKYLDEMAALGVERADIEPKATESLESICAMIEELLEKGFAYQTPNGDIYLSVEKDLQYGSLSGRIAELETQSRIQNSEQKRDARDFALWKSYKGVGDIGYDSPFGKGRPGWHIECSAMIKKHLAYSGEYAIDIHGGGADLLFPHHENEASQTRCADNQAIAKYWIHNGFVTINGEKMAKSLGNSFFIKDALKNYDGEILRFYLLGTHYRAGLNFAEEDLLAAKKRLDRIYRLKKRIYPIQKVDEGECCEFRESFLEALNDDLNVSRALSVVDEFVAKANELLDKKQKDKAPMIAGNLAIIERLLGVGGKNPFAYFQLGVSEEQKNEIESLIAKRSEAKKQKDFAEADKIREELRKMGIEIMDTFEGCVWEKV
- the glcD gene encoding glycolate oxidase subunit GlcD → MTEQNILDLQKIVGNEDCYSDKAHLTAYCYDATKDRKYPECVVFPHNEEEVSKVLKYCNTHKIPIVPRGAGSGFTGGALAIEGGVVLALEKHMNKILEIDMENMVARVQPGVVNMQLQKAVEAVGLFYPPDPASEHYSTLGGNVSENAGGMRAAKYGITKDFVMALRAVLPNGDIICAGKKTIKDVAGYNIAGILIASEGTLAVITEITLKLLSKPKHKQSAMGIFPSIQAAMNAVYKTMASGITPVAMEFLDNLSIKAVEEKFHKGLPTDAGAILITEVDGNLPEEIAYQITKIEEKFYENGATQFIKATNEQEAADLWFARKNASPSITIYGSKKLNEDITVPRSKLPELLEKIQQVSQKYGVVIPCFGHTGDGNVHTNVMVDGSNPEELKKGHKAIEEIFKITIDLGGTLSGEHGIGISKAPFMNLAFTQEEMNLFRSIKKAFDPNNILNPGKMAL
- a CDS encoding sulfite exporter TauE/SafE family protein, with the translated sequence MEYAGLFGLFVVALLGSFGHCIGMCGGIVLAYSGKLTNNGITSKGTLALYHILYSLGRVTTYVILGAIVGVLGSMFSFNATLRGILFLIAGVAMILAGLSLFGKMRFLTKLEHSLQNSKWYQKSFQTALNLRTPQSIYLLGLLNGLLPCGFVYAFLFSAAGSANVINAMLVMLVFGIATTFPLFLFGILANTLFYKSNFRKILMNLAAIAIVIFGGLMVQKGIKFLQNPNMGHKMHMSMLVLEDSKPIKSIENLGDS
- a CDS encoding CAAX protease, with amino-acid sequence MGFSLQNLEYEKIKALFCDFPNLLNKNFEVRMKKALSVLHFAYLWGACREAEKALIKYKKDDLYEFIMQLYRKRIKTHQANFLLLHCFENALRSTLCVKIANFYNKDDGDSWFIDQTSNSSSPKIVTKLLQIRKKHLKNKKAKNSWEIFDCFYLRDLEDIISSHWDIFAPIFKDKKIYKGEELPCYGTKEHLLTKLSQIRQARNEIFHNKSTKMKFRKELEILLLRLDYYLEDAIKIGEISTGINLKYNYKQQYINEL